The following are encoded together in the Campylobacter devanensis genome:
- a CDS encoding RsmB/NOP family class I SAM-dependent RNA methyltransferase, with protein sequence MNFKDYLKSSLNKADFQRVWDSFFEPKSVGFYLNLLKFDKDYIISNLDDLGVEFREILPNFYLCKAEFKEILTHSELFNKGAIYIQNPSSYLAVLALNPAKNDIVLDMCASPGGKSIALANMMGYGADLAVMESDSKRFYTLKANLNKYGCEWVRTYNKDARSISRSCVGRFDKILLDAPCSSYSHFGDGFVEKSAKEIKSLSKLQKQLLNSALSALKPGGCVVYSTCTFFECENEEVIQNALRSKFDINIQPISFGLKSEIVSEFGLRILPDCDMDAFFLAKIVKNN encoded by the coding sequence ATGAATTTTAAAGATTATCTAAAATCTAGTTTAAATAAGGCTGATTTTCAAAGGGTTTGGGATAGCTTTTTTGAGCCTAAAAGCGTTGGGTTTTATCTAAATTTGCTGAAATTTGATAAGGATTATATTATCTCAAATTTGGATGATTTAGGGGTTGAATTTAGGGAGATTTTGCCAAATTTTTATCTATGCAAGGCTGAATTTAAAGAGATTTTGACTCACTCTGAGTTATTTAACAAAGGAGCGATATATATCCAAAATCCAAGTAGCTATCTAGCAGTTTTAGCTCTAAATCCAGCTAAAAATGATATCGTTTTAGATATGTGTGCTAGCCCAGGCGGAAAGAGCATTGCGCTAGCAAATATGATGGGATATGGGGCGGATTTGGCGGTGATGGAGAGCGATAGCAAGAGATTTTATACCTTAAAAGCAAATTTAAATAAATATGGTTGTGAGTGGGTGAGAACCTACAATAAAGACGCAAGGAGCATTTCAAGGAGCTGTGTGGGTAGATTTGATAAGATTTTGCTTGATGCGCCATGCTCTAGCTACTCTCATTTTGGTGATGGATTTGTAGAAAAATCAGCCAAAGAGATAAAATCTCTCTCAAAGCTACAAAAACAGCTTTTAAACTCAGCGTTAAGTGCTTTAAAGCCAGGCGGGTGCGTGGTTTATAGCACTTGTACATTCTTTGAGTGCGAGAATGAAGAGGTGATTCAAAATGCCTTGAGATCTAAATTTGATATTAATATCCAGCCTATTAGCTTTGGTTTAAAAAGCGAGATTGTGAGCGAATTTGGGCTTAGGATTTTGCCAGATTGTGATATGGATGCATTTTTCTTAGCTAAAATTGTGAAAAATAATTAA
- the ruvX gene encoding Holliday junction resolvase RuvX — protein MIVGVDIGLKRIGVAISPDGKIAIPTIPILRKNRNQAARDLDNMLRDNGAKILVVGLPKGGSCQDEMERRITHFISLLNFDGEIYYQDESYSSVEASELVGDRRDGKFDSVAAMIILERFLKR, from the coding sequence ATGATAGTTGGGGTTGATATAGGGCTTAAAAGAATTGGCGTAGCTATAAGCCCAGATGGCAAAATCGCTATCCCAACCATACCAATCTTGCGTAAAAATCGCAATCAAGCCGCAAGAGATCTTGATAATATGCTAAGGGATAATGGAGCCAAAATCTTGGTTGTAGGCTTGCCAAAGGGTGGCAGCTGCCAAGATGAGATGGAGCGTAGGATTACTCACTTTATATCTCTTTTAAATTTCGATGGAGAGATATATTATCAAGATGAATCTTATAGTAGCGTTGAAGCTAGCGAGCTAGTAGGAGATAGGCGAGATGGCAAATTCGATAGCGTAGCGGCGATGATAATTTTGGAGAGATTTTTAAAAAGATGA
- a CDS encoding DNA-processing protein DprA: protein MNFITELRLNKNFKNSPDKLYYKGDLTLLDRPKVAIVGSRKCSSYTKNMTLNLASTLKKYGVCVVSGAAIGVDIHAHTGAYPHTIAVFGNGLDQIYPLQNAKMIKDIYQNSLALSSYEPGIVAKGWQFLERNLITVALSDAVVVAQADIKSGSMSSAKAAIKFGIPLYVLPQRLGESSGTNELLASGKAQIITDFDKFAMKFGLKNYDQNSDEIIEFIKQNSNFDECYSKFGDIIYDYELDGKIAIDGIYVRIL, encoded by the coding sequence ATGAACTTTATAACTGAATTACGCCTTAATAAAAACTTTAAAAATTCTCCAGATAAATTGTATTATAAGGGAGATTTAACTCTTTTAGATCGTCCAAAAGTAGCAATTGTCGGCTCAAGAAAATGCTCATCTTATACCAAAAATATGACCCTAAATCTCGCTTCAACGCTAAAAAAATATGGAGTTTGTGTAGTTAGCGGTGCGGCAATTGGCGTAGATATCCATGCTCACACTGGTGCGTATCCGCATACAATTGCGGTTTTTGGCAATGGATTAGATCAAATTTATCCATTACAAAATGCCAAAATGATAAAAGATATCTATCAAAACTCATTAGCATTAAGCTCATATGAGCCAGGTATCGTAGCAAAGGGGTGGCAATTTTTGGAGCGAAATTTAATCACGGTAGCCCTAAGCGACGCAGTTGTAGTAGCTCAAGCTGATATTAAAAGTGGCTCTATGAGTAGTGCTAAGGCGGCTATTAAATTTGGAATTCCGCTCTATGTATTGCCTCAAAGACTTGGTGAGAGTAGTGGGACTAATGAGTTATTAGCAAGTGGCAAAGCGCAGATTATTACTGATTTTGATAAATTTGCTATGAAATTTGGGCTGAAAAATTATGATCAAAATAGCGATGAGATCATTGAATTTATCAAACAAAATTCAAATTTTGATGAGTGTTATTCTAAATTTGGAGATATTATCTATGATTATGAGCTAGATGGCAAAATCGCTATTGATGGAATTTATGTGAGAATTTTATGA